In Erigeron canadensis isolate Cc75 chromosome 8, C_canadensis_v1, whole genome shotgun sequence, the DNA window ACAAGGCGTGAACTCACACTTAGAAATGTTGCTGGATCAGCAAAAGGATTTTTATTTGGGAAATCTCTATTCCAGTTGTCTTTACTGGACGCCAGGGACGTTAAAAGGAAGCCACACCAATCAAACGATCGTAGATCGGAATTTTTTGGAAGACGCTTAAACAAATCCAATTTGATATATCCATTGCTATCAGACTCAACCATCATGCTGACAAACAACATCGAAGATGTTGATCTTGAACATCTCACCAATCTCATAATCATCATTGAACTTTGAAGCAATATGTGTAGGCCTCACTTTTTTCCCTATATTCCACTATCCAAGCCATTCTTTCTCTAGATCATCATTTGAACTTTCTTCAAGGTCATATATGTTAGTTGAACCCATGGGAAGTCCAAAAATATCATGGACAGCTTGCGTGACACATTTTATATCACCTTTACTTGTTCTAATAACCATCTCCTTGCTATCAAAATTGTCAACAACATAGTACATGAGTTTTCTTAGAAGTGACTCGATACTGAAACCTAAAAGACTACCAAAACCAATATCTTCTACAAACTGACGTTGATTAGGATTCAACGAAGTCATAACAGTAGACAATTGAGTCGGTGATGTCATTAATATGATGTTACGGATGACATCTTCCTTATCATCCTCGGCTTTAACATCATTTTTCTGATCAGAGATTTCAAAAAGCTTACACTCTTGCGAAATCTTAGGTTTCTTGAGTCTTTTAAGATGTGATTTATGACTTGTTTcatctaaaaaaataataaccaaACAAACTAAGTTACAAAGCCTTATTAAAAAACACAGTGTGTTTGACTGAAAACACAAAGAGATTCAACGAAAACATAGAAACTTGAAACAAACTTGATACAGATTATACAAACACATACAGTTAACAACACACATATACACACTACAATTCCAGTCAACAAATACAAAATGATGTCAGAATTATAACTAATAATGCAgaaaagtaaactaaaaaaagttagatctaaattaagaaaataaaaactaaaatagttATAAATTATACCACATTCATCAGAAGATTTGATAGAGATAACCTCCGGTTTAACCATCATCGATCTTTATTTATTAGGCATGGAAGATTGCGACACTATCACCATATATAGCTCTGAATAGATTAAAATCGGTAAGTGGAGAATTCGGATGGATAATTAACGGCGGCCGGAAAAGAAGGTCGGTCGGAGAAGAAAGTGAGGGCGGAGAAAGAGAGAGAGCGAGAGAGAATTAGGGTTAGAAAGTTTGGAGATCGGGAAAGAATGAGAAAGACTAATGTGTTTTGGGGTTTTGTTCAAGTGATAAAAAGACGGATATACCCCTCTGtg includes these proteins:
- the LOC122610150 gene encoding wiskott-Aldrich syndrome protein family member 2-like gives rise to the protein MAQSPDPSIKCGSCPCINPCDITPPPPPPPPEPCPSPPPPIPPPPEPCPSPPPPIPPPPPPPPIVEACPPVAVIKPPPPPRFIYVTSPPRDHPLILQIYSGGFSHQFGWILVAGCKNDVKAEDDKEDVIRNIILMTSPTQLSTVMTSLNPNQRQFVEDIGFGSLLGFSIESLLRKLMYYVVDNFDSKEMVIRTSKGDIKCVTQAVHDIFGLPMGSTNIYDLEESSNDDLEKEWLG